From the Clostridium sp. Marseille-P299 genome, one window contains:
- a CDS encoding acyl-CoA reductase — protein sequence MENRNMRYDDLKNNILRTLKQPLLNKEIVLQACNKLSVAIATGTYDNLMKNMGLYEMITKDKLKEAYEMLSEAYLRNKIATELGPDEVKYFPLGVLLHIGAGNLDGISAFSVIEGLLMGNINILKLPSNHDPISVLILKELIRLEPLLKEYIYMFSIPSNKINKLKRLCELADGVVVWGSDEAITFYRSVVPANTKLIEWGHKMSFAYITKEGLHEEQMFDLAEHIIKTKQLLCSSCQGIYIDCEEGEEVDDFCLRFLPILESTAKKYHGFDIGIRAQNTLKLYNYEIEHNDRKMKLYKENNVSLIRLYEPSLENSLLYGNVWVKALPRKDIIDVLKENRGYLQTVGLICEESEYEELSFTLIRAGVTRIRNAGDMSTEYQGDPHDGEYPLRRYGKVVKIK from the coding sequence ATGGAAAATAGAAATATGAGATATGATGATCTAAAAAACAACATATTAAGAACGCTAAAACAACCTTTATTGAATAAGGAAATTGTATTACAAGCATGTAATAAATTATCTGTAGCAATAGCAACTGGCACCTATGATAACCTTATGAAAAATATGGGCCTTTATGAAATGATTACAAAGGATAAGCTCAAAGAAGCCTATGAAATGCTAAGTGAAGCTTATTTAAGAAATAAGATTGCTACAGAGCTTGGACCGGATGAAGTAAAATATTTTCCACTGGGGGTATTGCTGCATATTGGTGCAGGCAATTTAGACGGGATCTCTGCCTTTAGTGTCATTGAAGGACTTTTAATGGGAAATATTAATATCTTGAAACTTCCTTCCAATCATGATCCAATATCAGTTCTAATATTAAAGGAGCTAATTCGTTTGGAGCCTTTATTAAAAGAGTACATATATATGTTTAGCATCCCTTCTAATAAAATAAATAAGCTTAAGCGTCTTTGTGAACTCGCAGATGGTGTTGTAGTATGGGGAAGTGATGAGGCTATTACGTTTTATCGTAGTGTTGTCCCTGCAAACACGAAATTAATAGAGTGGGGACATAAAATGAGTTTTGCTTATATTACGAAGGAAGGCTTGCATGAGGAGCAAATGTTTGATTTAGCTGAGCACATCATTAAGACGAAGCAATTACTATGCAGCTCATGTCAGGGGATTTATATTGATTGTGAAGAAGGAGAAGAAGTTGATGATTTTTGTTTGCGGTTTTTACCTATCTTAGAATCAACAGCAAAGAAGTATCATGGTTTTGATATTGGTATTCGTGCGCAAAATACGTTAAAACTTTATAATTATGAGATTGAACATAATGATAGGAAAATGAAACTTTATAAAGAAAATAATGTTAGTTTAATTCGATTGTATGAGCCGAGTTTAGAAAATTCCTTACTTTATGGTAATGTGTGGGTGAAAGCCTTACCTAGAAAGGATATTATTGATGTATTAAAAGAAAATCGTGGGTACCTGCAAACGGTAGGTCTTATATGCGAGGAATCAGAATATGAGGAACTAAGTTTTACGCTGATTCGAGCTGGCGTAACACGTATACGAAATGCTGGGGATATGTCAACTGAATATCAAGGAGATCCTCATGACGGAGAATACCCACTGCGAAGGTATGGGAAGGTAGTAAAAATTAAATAG
- a CDS encoding FtsW/RodA/SpoVE family cell cycle protein: protein MTREEMEQGKRRKGRKYYDYSLLFLIIFLVCFGLVMIYSTSSYNAAKYYDDPSLFLRKQGMFVIAGIPLMIVISKIDYHFYISKLPIIKMRPVILLYFICLALQAIVLVVGDVTQGSQRWINVAGITFQPSELTKVCVVLFAAYVVQLAPKRLDNFIGFMRVVVFVGPLLALVVAENFSTALIILSIMVAICFVASRKKAYFFVSGGIFAVLGAILVFGVSYRSQRIDVWRDVENHPYGYQILQGLYAIASGGLFGKGLGNSMQKLGFIPEAHNDMIFSVICEELGMFGAIAVIILFLLVIWRLFVIAINAPDLYGGLIATGVLAHIAVQVLINIAVVTNSIPSTGIPLPFISYGGSSLMVLLIEMGIVLSVSNQIQHER, encoded by the coding sequence TTGACCAGAGAAGAGATGGAACAAGGGAAAAGAAGAAAAGGGCGTAAATATTATGATTACAGCTTACTTTTCTTAATCATATTTTTGGTGTGCTTCGGCTTGGTAATGATCTATAGCACAAGCTCTTATAATGCTGCGAAGTACTACGATGATCCCTCCTTATTCTTAAGAAAGCAAGGAATGTTCGTTATTGCAGGAATTCCTTTAATGATAGTTATTTCTAAAATAGACTATCATTTCTACATAAGTAAACTACCAATCATAAAAATGAGACCAGTAATTTTGTTATACTTTATCTGTTTGGCATTACAAGCAATTGTACTTGTAGTTGGTGATGTAACACAGGGTTCGCAGCGTTGGATTAATGTAGCCGGTATTACATTCCAACCATCAGAACTTACTAAAGTATGTGTTGTGCTTTTTGCTGCATATGTTGTTCAGCTTGCTCCAAAGAGACTTGATAATTTTATTGGATTTATGAGGGTTGTTGTATTTGTAGGCCCTTTGTTAGCATTAGTAGTTGCAGAAAACTTTAGTACAGCTTTAATTATTCTCTCTATCATGGTTGCTATTTGTTTTGTAGCTAGTAGAAAAAAGGCTTATTTTTTCGTGTCTGGAGGAATCTTTGCAGTATTAGGTGCGATTTTGGTTTTTGGAGTTTCTTACCGAAGTCAGCGTATCGATGTTTGGCGAGATGTTGAAAATCATCCATATGGTTATCAAATCCTACAAGGTTTATATGCAATTGCATCTGGAGGACTTTTTGGTAAAGGCTTAGGAAATAGTATGCAAAAACTTGGATTTATTCCTGAGGCGCATAACGATATGATATTTTCTGTAATTTGTGAAGAGCTAGGAATGTTTGGAGCAATTGCAGTAATTATATTATTTTTATTAGTTATTTGGAGATTATTTGTCATTGCCATTAATGCTCCTGATTTGTATGGTGGATTAATTGCAACTGGTGTTTTAGCACATATTGCAGTTCAAGTATTAATTAATATAGCAGTAGTAACAAATTCCATACCATCCACTGGTATTCCACTACCATTTATTAGTTATGGAGGTAGTTCTCTTATGGTACTTTTAATCGAAATGGGAATTGTTCTTAGTGTTTCAAACCAGATTCAACACGAAAGATAA
- a CDS encoding cell division protein FtsQ/DivIB, whose product MVRPIQRIDKKRPMNFLTKVAIVCLLVVFICLILILNGRLKNVVVEGSSHYTEEEIKQMLFDKPTDNITLLFYLRQKLTKGKEIPFIQKMDFEMVDKHTIKIKVYEKLVIGCVEVMGGYMYFDKDGIIVESSNERIETVPLILGLKYNQVMLHKPLEVQKSTLFNTILNLTKLILSHELPVQTIQFNSSYEVTLECDGNIVLLGNREVYDEQLAALASMVNFAGTKKYTFDLRNYSKDNTTVPAKPLK is encoded by the coding sequence ATGGTAAGGCCCATACAAAGGATTGATAAAAAACGTCCCATGAATTTCCTAACAAAAGTAGCAATAGTATGTCTTTTGGTAGTCTTTATTTGTCTTATCCTAATTTTAAATGGTAGACTAAAAAATGTTGTGGTTGAGGGCTCAAGCCATTATACAGAAGAAGAAATAAAGCAAATGCTTTTTGATAAACCAACTGACAATATAACATTGTTATTTTATCTAAGACAAAAATTAACTAAAGGAAAAGAAATCCCCTTTATTCAGAAAATGGATTTTGAAATGGTTGATAAACACACAATTAAGATAAAGGTATATGAAAAGCTTGTGATTGGTTGTGTTGAGGTCATGGGTGGTTATATGTATTTTGACAAGGATGGTATCATTGTTGAAAGTTCCAATGAAAGAATTGAGACTGTCCCACTGATTCTTGGTTTAAAATATAACCAGGTCATGTTACACAAACCACTAGAGGTACAAAAGAGTACTTTATTTAATACCATTTTGAATTTAACAAAATTGATACTATCACATGAGTTACCAGTACAAACAATTCAGTTTAATTCTAGTTATGAAGTAACGTTAGAATGTGATGGAAATATTGTATTATTAGGGAATAGAGAAGTGTATGATGAACAACTTGCAGCTCTAGCATCTATGGTTAATTTTGCAGGAACAAAAAAATATACATTTGATTTGAGAAATTATTCGAAAGATAATACAACGGTACCAGCAAAACCTTTAAAATAG
- the murD gene encoding UDP-N-acetylmuramoyl-L-alanine--D-glutamate ligase, protein MELEGVNILVVGTGISGISAVNLLISERANIILYDSKEGQGEAALREKLPKEFNGQIILGELPKEVMKTIELVVLSPGVPTDLDYINELRENGVPIWGEIELGYQFSKGKIVAITGTNGKTTTTTLVGEIMKTYFEDVFVVGNIGIPYTSMVKKTTKDSVTVAEMSSFQLETIHNFVPNVSAILNITPDHLDRHHTMEAYINAKANIMMNQGENETCVLNYEDKELRKIGELAKANILWFSSQRKLEKGIYLLNDNIIYKNDNSETTVCNIHDLKIFGRHNYENVMAAVGMSIAMGIPMSFIYKALVEFKGVEHRIEYVATKQGVQYYNDSKGTNPDASIQAVKAMRTKTLLIGGGYDKDSEYDEWIRAFDGKVKYLVLMGQTKEKIANTARKLGFHDIIMVESMKEAVEFCAIHANAGESVLLSPCCASWGMFKNYEERGNMFKEYVHALKD, encoded by the coding sequence ATGGAATTAGAAGGTGTAAACATCTTGGTAGTCGGCACAGGAATCAGTGGGATTTCAGCTGTGAATTTATTGATCAGCGAGAGAGCAAATATCATCTTATACGATTCCAAAGAAGGCCAAGGAGAGGCAGCATTAAGAGAAAAGCTACCAAAAGAATTTAACGGACAGATTATATTAGGTGAATTACCGAAAGAAGTAATGAAGACAATTGAATTAGTAGTTTTAAGTCCTGGAGTACCAACAGACCTAGACTACATAAATGAATTGCGTGAAAATGGAGTTCCAATCTGGGGAGAAATTGAATTAGGATATCAATTTTCAAAAGGGAAAATAGTTGCAATTACAGGTACCAATGGTAAGACAACGACTACTACACTTGTGGGAGAGATTATGAAAACATATTTTGAGGATGTTTTTGTAGTCGGTAACATTGGCATACCGTATACGAGTATGGTTAAAAAGACCACAAAGGATAGTGTAACAGTAGCAGAAATGAGTAGTTTCCAATTAGAAACCATTCATAATTTTGTACCGAATGTAAGTGCAATACTTAATATAACTCCAGATCATTTAGACCGTCATCATACGATGGAAGCTTATATCAATGCAAAAGCAAACATAATGATGAATCAAGGTGAAAATGAAACTTGTGTATTAAATTATGAAGATAAAGAATTACGTAAAATAGGTGAGTTAGCAAAAGCAAATATTTTGTGGTTTTCCAGTCAAAGAAAGCTTGAAAAAGGAATTTATTTATTAAACGATAATATTATTTATAAGAATGATAATTCTGAAACCACAGTTTGCAATATTCACGATTTAAAGATATTTGGCAGACATAATTATGAAAATGTAATGGCAGCTGTAGGTATGTCCATTGCAATGGGAATACCTATGTCTTTCATTTATAAAGCGTTGGTAGAATTTAAGGGTGTAGAACATAGAATTGAGTATGTAGCAACCAAACAAGGTGTGCAATACTATAACGATTCTAAGGGAACAAATCCTGATGCTTCTATTCAAGCAGTTAAAGCTATGAGAACAAAGACATTATTAATTGGTGGCGGATATGACAAAGATTCAGAATATGATGAATGGATACGCGCATTTGATGGAAAAGTAAAGTATTTAGTGCTCATGGGTCAAACAAAAGAAAAGATAGCAAATACAGCGAGAAAATTAGGATTCCATGATATTATCATGGTGGAAAGTATGAAAGAAGCGGTTGAATTTTGTGCAATACATGCAAATGCAGGGGAATCGGTTTTATTATCACCTTGTTGTGCAAGTTGGGGCATGTTTAAAAACTACGAAGAACGCGGAAATATGTTCAAAGAGTATGTGCATGCTCTTAAAGATTAA
- a CDS encoding LuxE/PaaK family acyltransferase, whose product MNYRRKLYFYKDIYDYQGTNQLFLNAVKENITYHRKHNKKYQAILKKKNFRVGDLATYQDLYKIPFLPTIYFKKHKIASMKDYKMLVKATSSGTTGKRSKIGFDLNSLLYAGIMAMRMSKYHKLLSKKRTNYIVLGYEPHKSNQTVITKTQFVSTLFAPPMNRKYAIKYRNGGYEVDFKGIKKALDRYVKMNYPVRIVGFPSYTLFLLQWLKSEGLSYQLPKDSMLMLGGGWKGFYKEKVEKEELYQLANEVFGIEGHNCREFFGAVEHPSLYCSCKNNHFHVPIFSRVIIRDVDTLKPVTNGKVGLINLITPLAKSMPLVSIMTDDLGILRDGKECGCGIKSPYFEILGRVGVKEIKTCAAGASELL is encoded by the coding sequence ATGAATTATCGAAGGAAATTATATTTTTATAAGGACATTTATGATTATCAAGGAACAAATCAATTGTTTTTAAATGCAGTGAAAGAAAATATTACTTATCATAGAAAACACAATAAGAAATACCAGGCGATACTTAAGAAAAAGAATTTTAGAGTTGGTGATTTGGCGACTTATCAAGACTTATACAAAATACCATTTCTACCAACGATTTATTTTAAAAAACATAAAATTGCTTCCATGAAAGATTATAAGATGCTAGTAAAGGCAACGTCTTCTGGAACCACTGGAAAAAGAAGTAAGATTGGATTTGATTTAAATAGCTTATTATATGCAGGTATTATGGCTATGAGGATGAGTAAATATCACAAATTATTATCAAAAAAAAGAACAAATTATATCGTTTTAGGATATGAGCCACATAAAAGTAATCAAACGGTAATTACAAAAACACAATTTGTGTCAACCTTATTTGCACCTCCAATGAACCGTAAATATGCAATTAAATATAGGAATGGTGGTTATGAAGTTGATTTTAAAGGGATTAAAAAGGCATTGGATCGTTATGTGAAAATGAATTATCCAGTGAGAATTGTTGGATTTCCTTCTTATACATTATTCCTTCTACAGTGGTTAAAGAGCGAGGGGCTTTCGTATCAGTTACCCAAAGACTCAATGCTTATGTTAGGTGGAGGATGGAAAGGTTTTTATAAAGAGAAGGTGGAAAAGGAAGAGTTGTACCAATTGGCAAATGAAGTTTTTGGAATAGAAGGACATAATTGTAGAGAATTCTTTGGAGCAGTAGAGCATCCTTCCTTATATTGCTCTTGTAAAAATAATCATTTTCATGTACCGATATTTAGTAGAGTTATTATTCGAGATGTTGATACTTTAAAGCCTGTTACGAATGGGAAGGTAGGACTTATTAATTTAATCACTCCACTTGCAAAAAGTATGCCACTTGTTAGTATAATGACCGATGACCTTGGTATCCTCCGTGATGGTAAAGAATGTGGCTGTGGTATCAAATCTCCCTATTTTGAGATCCTTGGTAGAGTAGGAGTAAAAGAAATCAAGACATGTGCAGCTGGGGCTAGTGAATTACTATAA
- a CDS encoding sigma-E processing peptidase SpoIIGA, which produces MQLEVYVDVLFFWNVLMNLILLYITKLLRRQKTSCARIILGAIFGAFISCLITVFLSLPSVANLMISYGFTGIIMVLIVFGKKNKRGMMNNYLYFLIVTFIFGGMLQSFLSSLKSMNLLSRVFNSILNQNISGTMMIVLLIIIIPLMTIILLNAKKNTKDEKCYYRVILKIDEKCIPCIGFLDTGNSLYDPTNGKPVILVDRVLLHSIYEEVKMNHPEKIRLVPYRCIGKENGLLEGIRIDEVTIENEQDSFTRSQITAALSEYEFKNSKDYQVLLHSRLLGNL; this is translated from the coding sequence TTGCAACTTGAAGTATATGTTGACGTTCTATTTTTCTGGAATGTCTTAATGAATCTAATACTATTATACATAACGAAGTTATTAAGAAGACAGAAAACTTCATGCGCTAGAATTATATTAGGTGCTATTTTTGGTGCTTTTATCTCATGCCTCATAACGGTATTTTTAAGTTTGCCAAGTGTAGCAAATCTGATGATTAGTTATGGATTCACAGGAATTATTATGGTTTTGATTGTTTTTGGGAAGAAGAATAAAAGGGGAATGATGAATAACTATTTATATTTTTTAATAGTAACATTTATTTTCGGAGGAATGCTACAATCCTTCCTTAGTTCATTAAAGTCAATGAATCTTTTATCTAGGGTATTTAACTCTATATTAAATCAGAACATATCAGGAACAATGATGATCGTTTTACTTATAATAATAATTCCTCTAATGACAATCATTCTTTTGAATGCTAAGAAAAACACTAAGGATGAAAAATGTTATTATAGGGTGATACTTAAAATAGATGAAAAATGTATACCGTGTATAGGATTTTTGGATACCGGTAATTCTTTGTATGATCCTACAAATGGAAAACCGGTTATTTTAGTAGATAGAGTTTTACTTCATAGCATATATGAAGAGGTGAAAATGAATCATCCTGAAAAAATTAGGTTGGTTCCTTATCGGTGCATTGGTAAAGAAAACGGACTTCTAGAAGGAATTCGCATAGATGAGGTTACCATTGAGAATGAGCAAGATTCCTTTACTAGAAGTCAAATTACTGCGGCATTGTCGGAGTATGAATTTAAAAATAGTAAGGATTATCAAGTGTTACTTCATAGTAGGTTATTAGGCAATTTATAA
- the ftsZ gene encoding cell division protein FtsZ: MLEIRMNESDSAAKILVVGVGGAGNNAVNRMIEENILGVDFVCVNTDKQHLKNCKAPQVVQIGEKLTKGLGAGARPDIGEKAAEESREELTEIIKGSDMVFVTCGMGGGTGTGAAPVVANIAKSMGILTVGIVTKPFKFEAKQRMNNAINGIEKLKENVDTLIVIPNDKLLEIVDRRTTMPDALRKADEVLQQGVQGITDLINVPGLINLDFADVQTVMKDKGVAHIGIGFGTGDDKCTEAVKQAITSPLLETTIQGASHVIINISGDISLIEANEAATFVQELAGDSANIIFGAMYDETTPDQAIITVIATGLEDGSSQNVVKTADFLKGNTTGKIGLGSGTLPTYNNPASNSQTIQPKPSVNTNVTQGFTKPQPSNFSMPTYGSGASNQETGGIKIPEFLQKNRNK, from the coding sequence TTGCTTGAGATAAGAATGAATGAATCAGATTCTGCTGCTAAAATTCTTGTAGTTGGAGTTGGTGGAGCAGGGAATAATGCGGTAAACCGCATGATTGAGGAGAATATATTAGGTGTTGATTTTGTTTGTGTGAATACGGACAAGCAACATTTAAAGAATTGTAAAGCGCCACAGGTGGTACAAATTGGAGAAAAATTAACGAAAGGTCTAGGAGCAGGAGCGAGACCTGATATTGGAGAAAAAGCTGCTGAAGAAAGTCGTGAAGAGCTGACAGAAATCATTAAAGGTTCTGATATGGTATTTGTCACATGTGGAATGGGCGGCGGTACTGGAACTGGTGCAGCACCTGTAGTTGCTAACATTGCAAAAAGCATGGGTATTCTAACTGTTGGAATCGTTACAAAGCCTTTTAAGTTTGAAGCAAAGCAAAGAATGAATAATGCAATCAATGGAATTGAAAAATTAAAAGAAAACGTTGATACATTAATTGTAATCCCTAATGATAAATTACTTGAAATTGTTGATCGTAGAACTACAATGCCAGATGCTTTAAGAAAAGCAGATGAAGTTCTTCAACAAGGTGTACAAGGTATCACGGATTTAATTAATGTTCCTGGTTTAATTAACCTAGACTTCGCAGATGTTCAGACAGTAATGAAGGACAAGGGAGTTGCACATATCGGAATTGGTTTTGGTACTGGTGATGATAAATGTACAGAGGCTGTAAAACAAGCGATTACAAGTCCATTACTTGAAACAACAATTCAAGGTGCAAGTCATGTTATCATTAATATTTCAGGTGATATCAGCTTAATTGAAGCGAATGAAGCAGCTACATTTGTACAAGAGCTTGCAGGAGATTCTGCAAATATTATTTTCGGTGCTATGTACGATGAGACTACACCTGATCAAGCAATCATAACAGTTATTGCTACAGGTCTTGAGGATGGATCATCTCAAAATGTTGTAAAAACAGCTGATTTCCTAAAAGGAAATACAACTGGTAAAATTGGCCTTGGTTCTGGAACTTTACCTACATACAACAATCCAGCAAGTAATTCACAGACCATACAACCAAAGCCAAGTGTAAATACGAATGTTACTCAGGGCTTTACAAAGCCACAACCTTCAAACTTCTCCATGCCAACTTATGGAAGCGGAGCAAGTAATCAAGAAACTGGTGGAATTAAGATACCTGAGTTCTTACAAAAGAATAGAAATAAATAA
- the murA gene encoding UDP-N-acetylglucosamine 1-carboxyvinyltransferase, with product MSSIELTGGKPLYGELEIQGSKNAVLPILAATILNKGISVLTGCPKISDVFHMTEVLQALGCNITWNENSLVVDATTLAQEEISEEIAKKTRASILFLGALLGRNNRAVVAYPGGCSIGKRPIDLHLKALKEMGVEEKFSEDEKLICETSELKGNEIYLNFPSVGATENIILAAVLASGTTVIHGAAMEPEIVALCDFLVSAGAKIEGIGTSRIKVIGVKQLNDTSYHVPKDRIVAGTYLTLVASTGGKVLLHGVKENELAAVLFELKKAGLKLRLVEDHCYIERTERLKPLQIETKPFPAFPTDMQSQFMAMLCTADGESTLIENIFEARFLIIDELKKLGAKITVYENRAIITGVEKLTGANITAKELRGGAALVIAGLTAMGSTIVENTDYIYRGYEDICKDLRQLGAQIKTFSKEELIGHGKAHTKD from the coding sequence ATGTCTTCCATAGAACTTACGGGTGGTAAACCGTTATATGGAGAATTAGAGATACAGGGGTCGAAAAATGCAGTATTACCGATACTTGCGGCAACGATACTTAATAAAGGCATAAGCGTACTTACCGGATGCCCTAAAATCTCTGATGTTTTTCATATGACAGAAGTGCTACAGGCACTTGGTTGTAATATAACGTGGAATGAAAATTCATTAGTTGTGGATGCAACAACGCTAGCGCAAGAAGAAATTTCAGAAGAGATTGCGAAAAAAACAAGAGCATCTATATTGTTCTTAGGAGCGCTATTAGGAAGAAATAATCGAGCAGTTGTTGCATATCCTGGAGGCTGTTCCATTGGAAAGAGGCCAATCGATTTACATTTAAAAGCATTAAAAGAAATGGGAGTCGAAGAAAAATTTAGTGAAGATGAAAAACTTATTTGTGAAACTAGTGAATTAAAAGGTAATGAAATTTACTTGAACTTTCCAAGTGTTGGAGCTACTGAAAATATTATATTAGCTGCTGTACTAGCATCTGGAACAACTGTGATTCACGGTGCTGCAATGGAACCAGAAATTGTTGCATTGTGTGATTTTTTAGTATCTGCTGGAGCAAAAATTGAAGGAATTGGAACTAGTAGGATTAAAGTTATAGGAGTAAAGCAATTAAACGATACAAGCTATCATGTTCCAAAAGATCGTATCGTTGCAGGAACCTATTTAACACTTGTTGCATCAACGGGTGGTAAAGTTTTACTACATGGAGTAAAAGAAAATGAGCTAGCTGCTGTTTTATTCGAGCTTAAAAAAGCAGGATTAAAGTTAAGGCTAGTGGAAGATCATTGCTACATTGAACGTACTGAGCGTTTAAAACCATTGCAGATTGAAACAAAACCATTCCCAGCATTTCCAACGGATATGCAATCTCAATTTATGGCTATGTTATGCACAGCAGATGGAGAAAGTACACTAATAGAAAATATTTTCGAAGCAAGATTTTTAATTATTGATGAATTAAAAAAGCTAGGGGCAAAAATAACTGTCTATGAAAATCGTGCTATAATAACCGGTGTTGAAAAATTAACAGGTGCAAATATTACTGCAAAAGAATTACGCGGTGGTGCTGCTTTGGTTATTGCAGGATTAACAGCGATGGGTAGTACAATTGTTGAGAACACGGATTATATATACCGTGGCTACGAAGATATATGCAAGGATCTAAGACAATTAGGCGCCCAAATTAAAACGTTTTCTAAGGAGGAATTGATAGGACATGGTAAGGCCCATACAAAGGATTGA
- the sigE gene encoding RNA polymerase sporulation sigma factor SigE: MLLKISITNKFQFRMIPNFKDLFFRKRGEIHYIGGAEVLPAPLDAEREADAIGRLGTDEDTNAKSLLVEHNLRLVVYIAKKFDNTGVGVEDLISIGTIGLIKAINTFNPDKNIKLATYASRCIENEILMYLRRNSKTKLEVSIDEPLNVDWDGNELLLSDILGTEEDVIYKNIEDEVDKKLLSRALSKLNDREKIIVQLRFGLNTEDGNERTQKEVADMLGISQSYISRLEKKIIKRLKKEMLRCE; encoded by the coding sequence ATGCTTTTAAAGATATCTATAACTAATAAGTTCCAATTTCGCATGATACCAAACTTCAAGGACTTATTTTTTAGAAAGCGTGGAGAGATTCATTATATTGGAGGAGCAGAAGTTTTACCAGCACCCTTAGATGCAGAACGAGAGGCAGATGCAATTGGGAGGCTTGGAACCGATGAAGATACCAATGCTAAATCCTTATTAGTAGAACATAATTTGAGATTGGTTGTTTACATAGCTAAGAAATTTGATAATACTGGAGTAGGTGTTGAGGATTTAATATCCATTGGTACAATCGGGCTTATTAAGGCGATTAATACATTTAATCCAGATAAGAACATTAAACTTGCAACCTATGCTTCCAGGTGTATTGAAAATGAAATTTTGATGTATTTAAGAAGAAATAGTAAAACAAAATTAGAAGTTTCCATCGATGAACCGTTAAATGTTGATTGGGATGGTAATGAATTGTTATTATCCGACATTTTAGGAACAGAAGAAGATGTTATTTATAAAAATATAGAAGATGAGGTGGATAAAAAATTACTAAGTAGAGCCTTGTCTAAATTAAATGATCGTGAAAAAATCATTGTTCAACTACGCTTTGGTTTAAATACCGAAGATGGAAATGAAAGAACTCAAAAAGAAGTAGCGGATATGTTAGGTATTTCACAGTCGTATATTTCAAGGTTAGAGAAAAAAATTATTAAGCGTTTAAAGAAAGAAATGTTACGATGTGAATGA
- the sigG gene encoding RNA polymerase sporulation sigma factor SigG has product MALYKVEICGVNTSKLPLLKGEEKEALFTRIKQGDKEARELYIKGNLRLVLSIIQRFSNSNENVDDLFQIGCIGLMKAIDNFDITQGVKFSTYAVPMIIGEIRRYLRDNNSIRVSRSLRDTAYKAIYAKEALLRRNDKEPTVSEIAAEVGINQEDIVAALDAIQSPVSLYEPVYSEGGDTLYIMDQVSDKKNKEDNWIEEISLKEAMSRLSPRENNIINLRFFQGKTQMEVADEIHISQAQVSRLEKNALKNMKNYLSH; this is encoded by the coding sequence ATGGCTCTTTATAAAGTTGAGATTTGCGGCGTTAATACATCCAAATTGCCTTTATTAAAAGGTGAGGAGAAGGAAGCTTTATTTACTCGAATTAAGCAGGGGGATAAAGAGGCTAGAGAGCTTTATATCAAAGGAAACTTAAGACTAGTACTTAGTATTATCCAACGTTTTTCTAATAGTAATGAAAACGTAGATGATTTATTTCAGATTGGTTGCATTGGGTTGATGAAAGCAATCGATAATTTTGACATTACACAAGGTGTTAAATTTTCCACTTATGCTGTTCCAATGATTATCGGTGAAATCAGACGTTACTTAAGAGATAATAACTCAATACGTGTTTCTAGATCACTTCGTGATACTGCATATAAAGCAATTTATGCAAAAGAAGCACTTCTACGTAGGAATGATAAGGAACCAACTGTTTCTGAAATTGCTGCAGAAGTTGGCATTAATCAGGAAGACATCGTGGCTGCATTAGATGCAATACAAAGTCCTGTATCTCTTTATGAACCAGTTTATTCTGAAGGTGGAGATACTTTATATATAATGGATCAAGTAAGTGATAAGAAAAACAAAGAAGATAACTGGATTGAAGAAATTTCGTTAAAAGAAGCGATGTCAAGATTATCGCCAAGAGAAAATAATATTATTAACCTCCGATTTTTCCAAGGAAAGACTCAGATGGAAGTTGCAGATGAAATTCATATTTCCCAAGCCCAGGTGAGTCGTTTAGAGAAAAACGCATTGAAGAATATGAAGAACTATTTAAGCCATTAA